In Thiovibrio frasassiensis, one DNA window encodes the following:
- the hisC gene encoding histidinol-phosphate transaminase: MKLPVRDNIASLIPYPPGKPLEELEREYGITGSIKLASNENALGPSPKAVAAVTDSLKNLHRYPDGSCYYLAQALAEKIGVSPNQLVFGNGSNEVIQLLIAAFLAPGEEVITSQPTFLVYQKAVQAQGGVNRVVPLVDMHHDLDEIARQINEKTRLIFLDNPNNPCATVFSNESFAAFLDKVPDQVIVALDEAYVDFVEPSLRLDARDFLKHRVPVVALRTFSKAYGLAGLRVGYGLMHADIADYLHRVRQPFNVNLPAQAGALAALSDDEHYEKTIAFTREGISWLSREVEKLGCHAFPSQTNFFLIDVKADGKKLYEALLHQGVIVRPMNAYGYPTYIRITVGLPAENQRFIKALTTALGEVERV; this comes from the coding sequence ATGAAACTCCCTGTCCGCGACAATATCGCCAGCCTCATCCCCTATCCTCCGGGCAAACCTCTGGAAGAGTTGGAGCGTGAGTACGGCATCACCGGCTCCATCAAACTGGCCTCCAATGAAAACGCCCTGGGCCCGTCGCCCAAGGCCGTTGCCGCCGTGACCGACAGCCTGAAAAACCTGCACCGCTATCCCGACGGCAGCTGCTACTACCTGGCCCAGGCCCTGGCCGAGAAAATCGGCGTCTCCCCCAACCAGCTGGTTTTCGGCAACGGCTCCAACGAAGTGATCCAGCTGCTGATCGCCGCCTTTCTCGCTCCGGGCGAAGAGGTGATCACCAGTCAGCCCACCTTTCTCGTCTACCAGAAGGCGGTCCAGGCCCAGGGCGGCGTCAACCGGGTGGTGCCCCTGGTCGACATGCACCATGACCTGGACGAAATCGCGCGCCAGATCAACGAGAAGACCCGGCTCATCTTTCTCGACAACCCCAACAACCCCTGCGCCACGGTATTCAGCAACGAATCCTTTGCAGCCTTTCTCGACAAGGTGCCGGATCAGGTGATCGTCGCCCTGGACGAGGCGTATGTGGATTTTGTCGAGCCGAGCCTGCGGCTCGATGCCCGGGACTTCCTCAAACACCGGGTGCCGGTGGTGGCCCTGCGCACCTTTTCCAAGGCCTACGGCTTGGCCGGCTTAAGGGTGGGCTACGGCTTGATGCACGCCGATATCGCCGACTATCTGCACCGGGTCCGGCAGCCGTTCAACGTCAATCTCCCGGCCCAGGCAGGCGCCTTGGCCGCTTTGAGCGATGACGAACATTACGAGAAAACCATCGCCTTTACCCGGGAGGGGATCAGTTGGCTGAGCCGCGAGGTGGAAAAACTCGGCTGCCACGCCTTTCCCTCCCAGACCAATTTCTTCCTCATCGATGTCAAGGCCGACGGCAAGAAACTCTACGAAGCCCTGCTCCATCAAGGGGTCATCGTCCGGCCCATGAACGCCTACGGCTACCCCACCTATATCCGGATCACCGTGGGGCTGCCCGCGGAAAACCAACGCTTCATCAAGGCGTTGACCACAGCCCTGGGCGAGGTGGAGCGTGTTTGA
- a CDS encoding methyl-accepting chemotaxis protein produces MNFVKQLTIKGMLRLLVCLPLLFLVASLLLNSAESYTNLRQAESLKELAAIAALNTEIAHEAQKERGMTAGFLGSKGLKFADRLPAQRGETDQRIAALQDFLAHSKADKADPALREKLQTALAGIGTITTLRQQVDAQAIAGSEAIGFYTGVIHDFLSTIPMIARTSPDQKIMKALTAYYNFVEAKERMGIERAVLSNTFANDSFAPGMYRQCVEILSAQKVFLDTFQAFAEDQAKEFYKEKMTAPAVGEVAAMETVALDRHLEGGFGIQPEHWFDTITKKIELMKEVETWLGADLVALADSHMQEGRSSLISTASSALIVIALSVLMAAYLSSLIVGTLEQISDELTNGATEVNAAAGQVSSVSQSLADGAGNQAAAIEETSASLEEIAAVTKQNADNVAQANTLAGEARQVIDTANESMGLLTQSMGEIAKASEETSKIVKTIDEIAFQTNLLALNAAVEAARAGEAGAGFAVVADEVRNLAMRASEAAKNTAGLIEGTVSKVQAGSKLVSATNLSFREAAESTAKIAMLMSEIANASQEQATGVGQVNLAVTELDTVTQQNAATAEETASASEELNAQAEQMKETVRTLTALVRGTD; encoded by the coding sequence ATGAATTTCGTCAAACAACTCACCATCAAAGGCATGTTGCGGCTGCTTGTTTGTCTGCCTCTGCTGTTTCTGGTCGCCAGTCTCCTCCTCAACAGCGCCGAGAGCTACACCAATCTCCGGCAAGCCGAGTCCCTCAAGGAGCTGGCCGCCATCGCCGCCCTCAACACGGAGATTGCCCACGAAGCTCAGAAGGAGCGGGGCATGACCGCCGGTTTTCTCGGCAGCAAGGGGCTGAAATTCGCGGACCGCCTTCCGGCCCAGCGCGGGGAAACCGACCAACGGATCGCGGCGCTCCAGGATTTTCTCGCCCATTCCAAGGCCGACAAAGCAGATCCCGCCCTGCGCGAAAAATTGCAAACCGCGCTGGCCGGAATCGGCACAATCACCACGCTCCGCCAGCAGGTCGATGCCCAGGCCATTGCCGGATCCGAGGCCATCGGTTTTTACACCGGGGTGATCCATGACTTTCTGAGCACCATCCCCATGATCGCCCGGACCAGCCCGGACCAGAAAATCATGAAGGCCCTCACCGCCTACTACAATTTTGTGGAGGCCAAGGAACGAATGGGAATCGAGCGGGCGGTGCTGAGCAACACCTTTGCCAACGACAGCTTCGCCCCCGGGATGTACCGGCAATGCGTGGAAATCCTCTCGGCCCAGAAGGTTTTTCTCGATACTTTTCAGGCCTTTGCCGAGGACCAAGCCAAGGAATTTTACAAGGAAAAGATGACCGCCCCGGCAGTGGGGGAGGTTGCCGCCATGGAGACCGTCGCCCTGGACAGACATCTGGAGGGCGGCTTCGGCATCCAACCGGAGCACTGGTTTGACACCATAACCAAAAAAATCGAACTGATGAAAGAGGTGGAAACCTGGCTCGGGGCGGATCTTGTAGCCCTGGCGGACAGCCATATGCAGGAGGGCAGGTCCTCGCTGATCAGCACCGCAAGCTCGGCCCTGATCGTCATTGCCCTCAGCGTTTTGATGGCGGCCTATCTTTCCTCGCTCATCGTAGGCACCCTGGAACAGATCAGCGATGAGCTGACCAACGGCGCGACGGAGGTGAACGCAGCGGCGGGCCAGGTCTCTTCCGTGAGCCAGTCCCTGGCGGACGGCGCCGGGAATCAGGCCGCCGCCATCGAGGAAACCTCGGCCTCCCTGGAAGAAATAGCCGCCGTCACCAAACAGAACGCCGACAATGTCGCTCAGGCCAATACCCTGGCGGGCGAGGCCCGACAAGTGATCGACACGGCCAATGAATCCATGGGCTTGCTGACCCAGTCCATGGGTGAGATTGCCAAGGCCAGCGAAGAGACCTCCAAGATCGTCAAAACCATTGACGAGATCGCCTTCCAGACCAACCTGCTGGCCCTGAATGCGGCGGTGGAAGCGGCCCGGGCCGGGGAAGCCGGGGCCGGCTTTGCCGTGGTGGCCGACGAGGTGCGCAATCTGGCCATGCGGGCCTCGGAGGCGGCAAAAAACACCGCCGGGCTGATCGAGGGCACGGTGAGCAAGGTGCAGGCAGGCTCCAAACTGGTGTCGGCCACCAACCTCTCTTTCCGGGAAGCAGCCGAGAGCACCGCCAAGATTGCCATGCTGATGAGCGAGATCGCCAATGCCTCACAGGAACAGGCCACCGGGGTCGGCCAGGTGAATCTGGCGGTTACCGAGCTGGATACGGTGACCCAGCAGAACGCGGCCACTGCCGAAGAAACGGCCAGCGCCTCGGAAGAGCTGAACGCGCAGGCGGAACAGATGAAGGAAACGGTGCGAACCCTGACCGCCCTGGTGCGGGGCACCGACTGA
- the gatA gene encoding Asp-tRNA(Asn)/Glu-tRNA(Gln) amidotransferase subunit GatA: MELHALTIHALQDLLASGEISSLELTRSVLDRIDGVEPKVNAYITLDRDGALAQAAAADTQRQRGEGGSLCGIPLSIKDVLCTKGLRTTAGSKILEPFIPPYDATVVEKLRNNGAVILGKVSMDEFAMGSANENCAYGTPKNPWNLAHVCGGSSGGSAASVAADECIASLGSDTGGSIRQPASHCGIVGIKPTYGRVSRFGLLAYASSLDQVGPLAKDVRDAAIMLGAISGYDPRDSTSVNQKVPDYTAALAPDCKGLTIGIPKEYFGAGLDPEVDEAVRRGIALLEEAGGKTVEISLPHTEYGVAAYYIIAPAEASSNLARYDGVRYGFRDHDQDELLEMYRHSRSQGFGEEVKRRIIIGTYALSSGYYDAYYKKASQVRTLIVQDYAKAFSQCDLLVSPVTPAPAWKIGAKIDDPLSVYLSDILTICTNLAGLPGMSVPCGMSSSGLPIGLQLQASHFSEEKIFRAAYALEQRLGLAGNKPQL; encoded by the coding sequence ATGGAACTCCACGCCTTAACCATTCATGCCTTGCAGGATCTCCTTGCCTCCGGAGAGATCTCCTCCCTGGAGCTGACCCGTTCGGTGCTTGACCGCATCGACGGGGTGGAACCAAAGGTCAACGCCTATATCACCCTGGACCGCGACGGCGCTCTCGCCCAAGCCGCGGCCGCGGATACCCAGCGGCAACGGGGCGAGGGCGGAAGCCTGTGCGGCATCCCCCTCTCCATCAAGGATGTCCTCTGCACCAAAGGGCTGCGCACCACTGCCGGCTCCAAGATCCTTGAACCCTTCATCCCCCCCTACGACGCCACGGTGGTGGAAAAACTCCGCAACAATGGCGCGGTGATCCTCGGCAAGGTAAGCATGGATGAGTTTGCCATGGGCTCGGCCAATGAAAACTGCGCCTACGGGACACCGAAAAATCCCTGGAACCTCGCCCATGTCTGCGGCGGTTCCAGCGGCGGCTCGGCGGCCTCGGTGGCGGCGGACGAATGCATCGCCTCCCTGGGCTCGGACACCGGCGGCTCCATCCGCCAGCCCGCCTCCCACTGCGGCATCGTCGGGATCAAACCCACCTACGGAAGGGTCTCCCGCTTTGGGTTGCTGGCCTATGCCTCGTCCCTGGATCAGGTCGGGCCGCTCGCCAAGGATGTGCGCGACGCCGCCATCATGCTGGGCGCCATCAGCGGCTACGACCCGCGTGATTCCACCTCGGTCAACCAGAAGGTCCCGGATTACACCGCGGCTCTTGCCCCCGATTGCAAGGGGTTGACCATCGGCATCCCCAAGGAATACTTCGGGGCCGGTCTTGACCCCGAGGTGGATGAGGCCGTGCGCCGGGGCATAGCCCTGCTCGAAGAGGCGGGGGGTAAAACCGTGGAGATCTCGCTGCCCCACACCGAATACGGGGTGGCGGCCTACTACATCATCGCCCCGGCCGAGGCCAGCTCCAATCTGGCCCGCTACGACGGGGTCCGATACGGCTTCCGCGACCATGACCAGGACGAGCTGCTGGAGATGTACCGCCACAGCCGCTCCCAGGGCTTCGGCGAGGAGGTAAAACGGCGGATCATCATCGGCACCTACGCCCTCTCTTCCGGCTATTATGACGCCTACTACAAGAAGGCTTCCCAGGTCCGCACCCTGATCGTGCAAGATTACGCCAAGGCCTTCAGCCAGTGCGATCTGCTGGTCTCCCCGGTCACGCCGGCGCCGGCCTGGAAAATCGGGGCAAAGATCGATGACCCGCTGAGCGTCTATCTCTCCGATATCCTGACCATTTGCACCAATCTGGCCGGTTTGCCCGGCATGTCGGTGCCCTGCGGGATGAGCAGCAGCGGGTTGCCCATCGGCCTCCAACTCCAGGCTTCTCATTTTAGTGAGGAAAAAATCTTCCGGGCCGCTTATGCCCTGGAACAACGCCTCGGTCTTGCAGGGAACAAACCGCAATTATAA
- a CDS encoding PilZ domain-containing protein, whose amino-acid sequence MADETRSLKRRHLVYYLEVYDDDANELLGHLVDLTTSGLKLVSKQRIPTNRNYRLRMMLPEGYFSQKDLYFEAKSMWSSNDINPDFYDTGFAAPELAPAAQDIIRDLVSQISFND is encoded by the coding sequence ATGGCGGATGAAACCCGGTCCCTGAAGCGCAGACACCTTGTCTACTACCTTGAGGTCTACGATGATGACGCCAACGAACTCCTCGGACACCTCGTCGATCTGACCACCAGCGGCCTCAAACTGGTGAGCAAGCAGCGCATTCCCACCAACCGGAACTACAGGCTGCGGATGATGCTGCCGGAGGGATATTTCTCGCAAAAGGATCTCTATTTCGAGGCCAAGAGCATGTGGAGCTCCAACGATATCAATCCTGATTTTTACGACACCGGCTTCGCCGCACCAGAGCTTGCCCCAGCCGCCCAGGACATCATTCGCGATCTGGTCAGCCAGATAAGCTTTAACGACTGA
- a CDS encoding HD domain-containing phosphohydrolase has product MAQAKILIADDDTLVREAVYKILTMFGHSVVPCASGEDALAALNGDFDLIILDINMPGLDGFETLKFINERNYGIPVIFLTGAGSMEYAVKAINLGAYDFIPKPIEDLDIFNIKVKRAIEKRMYVLQEKAYKENLETEVRNKTKELAEKNRLLEEYNENLEISALNTMLTLQTALEEKDMYTAGHTTRVNLYAMEIGRAMRLGQDDMTVLDRACKVHDIGKLVVDVNYIRKPGPLTDEEWLLMKKHPEVGANIIKPLTFMKEELFLVRHHHERMDGKGYPDGLGGDEINLLTKIITVADSYDAMTSKRSYKQNLELKAAITEMRRCAGSQFDPEVVRVFTEVLENQAKMSTN; this is encoded by the coding sequence ATGGCACAGGCAAAAATCCTCATCGCAGACGACGACACCCTGGTTCGGGAGGCCGTCTACAAGATCCTCACCATGTTCGGCCACTCGGTCGTACCCTGCGCCAGCGGCGAAGATGCCCTGGCAGCCCTGAACGGCGATTTCGATCTCATCATCCTCGACATCAACATGCCCGGCTTGGACGGCTTTGAAACCCTCAAGTTCATCAACGAGCGGAATTACGGGATCCCGGTGATCTTTCTCACCGGCGCGGGCTCCATGGAGTATGCGGTCAAGGCCATCAACCTGGGGGCCTACGACTTCATCCCCAAGCCCATCGAAGATCTGGACATCTTCAACATCAAGGTCAAACGGGCCATTGAAAAACGGATGTACGTCCTCCAGGAGAAGGCCTACAAGGAAAACCTGGAAACCGAGGTGCGCAACAAAACCAAGGAGCTGGCGGAAAAAAACAGGCTGCTGGAAGAATACAACGAAAATCTGGAAATCTCCGCCCTGAACACCATGCTCACCCTGCAAACCGCCCTGGAAGAAAAGGACATGTATACCGCGGGCCATACCACCCGGGTCAATCTCTATGCCATGGAGATTGGCCGGGCCATGCGGTTGGGGCAGGACGATATGACCGTCCTGGATCGGGCCTGCAAGGTGCACGACATCGGCAAGCTGGTGGTGGATGTCAACTACATCCGCAAACCCGGGCCGCTCACCGATGAAGAATGGCTGCTGATGAAAAAACATCCGGAGGTCGGGGCCAACATCATCAAGCCCCTGACCTTCATGAAAGAAGAGCTCTTCCTCGTCCGCCACCACCACGAACGCATGGACGGCAAGGGGTATCCCGACGGTTTGGGTGGCGATGAGATCAACCTGTTGACCAAGATCATCACCGTGGCGGACAGCTATGACGCCATGACCTCCAAGCGCAGTTACAAACAGAACCTGGAGCTCAAGGCGGCCATTACCGAAATGCGGCGCTGCGCCGGGAGCCAGTTTGACCCCGAGGTGGTGCGGGTCTTTACCGAGGTTCTCGAGAACCAAGCGAAAATGAGCACAAACTAA
- the yedF gene encoding sulfurtransferase-like selenium metabolism protein YedF: protein MNTVLDCRGLACPQPVIRAKELLDSLSQGSVEVLVDNEAAQSNLERFGKSMGCAVAVRSSGETRHITISKGTDEGAAKTPAPEEEYRCDLPGNALIYVIPAETMGRGDDALGNILMRAYIKTIKSLSPLPGKIFFYNTGVKITASESDLIAPLRELADLGVEIYSCGTCLDFLHLKDSLLVGQVTNMFEIMDAMAQANKVASPY, encoded by the coding sequence ATGAATACGGTCCTCGACTGCAGGGGCTTGGCCTGCCCGCAACCCGTGATCCGGGCTAAAGAGCTGCTCGACTCTCTGAGCCAAGGCTCGGTGGAGGTGCTGGTTGACAACGAGGCAGCCCAAAGCAACCTGGAACGCTTCGGCAAAAGCATGGGGTGCGCAGTGGCAGTTCGCTCCTCTGGAGAGACCCGCCACATCACGATCAGCAAGGGTACAGATGAAGGCGCGGCCAAGACGCCAGCCCCGGAGGAGGAGTACCGTTGCGACCTGCCCGGCAACGCCTTGATCTACGTCATTCCCGCCGAGACCATGGGCAGGGGCGACGATGCACTGGGCAACATCCTCATGCGGGCCTATATCAAGACGATCAAGAGCCTCAGCCCTCTGCCCGGCAAGATCTTCTTTTACAACACCGGGGTGAAAATCACCGCCTCCGAATCCGACCTGATCGCGCCCCTTCGCGAGCTGGCCGATCTGGGGGTGGAAATTTATTCCTGCGGTACCTGCCTGGATTTTTTGCATCTCAAGGACTCCCTGCTGGTGGGCCAGGTCACCAACATGTTCGAAATCATGGACGCCATGGCCCAGGCCAACAAAGTGGCCAGCCCCTACTGA
- the cmk gene encoding (d)CMP kinase, giving the protein MFEPKGIITIDGPSGAGKSTISRGLAAKLHFTYLDTGAMYRAVGLALERQGIDLADTESLTQCLAAIELTLSPNGDEDVRVALNGEDVSQAIRTPEMGMVASRVSAHPLVREKLTALQRQLGEEGGIVAEGRDMGTVVFPKAFCKFFLNASAEERARRRQKQLAEKGQSVDYQEILDQISKRDYDDSMREHAPLKPAADAIIVDSSSMNPQAVIEYMLACIANPAP; this is encoded by the coding sequence GTGTTTGAGCCAAAGGGGATCATCACCATCGACGGCCCCTCGGGCGCCGGAAAAAGCACGATCAGCCGGGGGCTGGCCGCGAAGCTCCATTTTACCTATCTGGACACCGGCGCCATGTACCGGGCCGTGGGCTTGGCTCTGGAACGGCAGGGGATCGATCTGGCCGACACGGAATCGCTGACACAATGTTTGGCCGCCATCGAGCTGACCCTCAGCCCCAACGGCGATGAGGATGTGCGGGTGGCGCTCAATGGCGAGGATGTTTCCCAGGCCATCCGCACCCCGGAGATGGGCATGGTTGCCTCGCGGGTTTCCGCCCACCCGCTGGTGCGGGAAAAGCTCACCGCCCTGCAGCGACAATTGGGAGAAGAGGGCGGAATTGTCGCCGAGGGCCGCGACATGGGAACGGTGGTCTTCCCCAAGGCGTTTTGCAAGTTCTTTCTCAACGCCTCGGCCGAGGAACGGGCCCGTCGCCGGCAAAAGCAGCTGGCGGAAAAAGGGCAAAGTGTTGACTATCAGGAAATTCTGGACCAGATCAGCAAACGGGACTATGATGACTCCATGCGAGAGCACGCCCCGCTCAAGCCCGCAGCGGACGCGATTATTGTCGATTCTTCCAGCATGAATCCTCAGGCGGTCATCGAGTACATGCTGGCCTGCATTGCCAACCCAGCCCCCTAG
- a CDS encoding histone deacetylase family protein: MRRKTAVLKDPLFLEHDPGYDHVESPERLTAIYQALARPEETGAYLFPECEPAGYDDLALNHTPAYIERVAETAGKQFDALDPDTHTSPRSYEAAVLAAGAVITGLKLVAAGQADNAAALVRPPGHHAEADIARGFCLFNNVAIGARYGLKHLGMERILIFDWDLHHGNGTQHSFYDTDEVLYCSTHQYPYYPGTGSLAETGAGKGKGYTLNVPLPGGQGDQDFARIMNELIAPVARQYKPDCLMVSAGYDTHVSDPLGTMAVTTTGFAYMTKVMVDLAAELCDGRLVLVLEGGYFLQGLADGVLASLHEMAGTGELSPAACTALTQTKRALPALDAALATAKKHWTF, encoded by the coding sequence ATGCGCCGAAAAACCGCGGTTCTGAAGGATCCGCTCTTTCTTGAACATGATCCGGGTTACGACCACGTGGAAAGCCCGGAGCGCCTTACTGCCATTTACCAGGCCTTGGCCCGGCCGGAAGAGACTGGGGCCTATCTTTTCCCCGAATGCGAGCCTGCCGGCTACGATGATCTGGCCCTGAACCATACCCCCGCTTACATCGAACGGGTGGCCGAAACAGCGGGCAAGCAGTTCGATGCGCTGGACCCCGATACCCACACCTCGCCCCGTTCCTACGAGGCGGCGGTGCTTGCCGCCGGTGCGGTGATCACCGGCCTCAAACTGGTGGCCGCCGGCCAGGCCGACAATGCCGCAGCCCTAGTGCGTCCCCCCGGACATCATGCCGAAGCGGACATCGCCAGAGGTTTCTGCCTGTTCAACAATGTCGCCATCGGCGCCCGCTATGGCCTGAAACATCTCGGCATGGAGCGGATCCTCATCTTCGACTGGGATTTGCACCACGGCAACGGCACCCAGCACTCCTTTTACGACACCGACGAGGTGCTGTACTGCTCCACCCACCAGTACCCGTATTATCCCGGCACCGGCTCCCTTGCGGAAACCGGCGCGGGCAAGGGCAAGGGCTACACCCTCAATGTCCCGTTGCCAGGCGGCCAAGGCGATCAGGACTTTGCCCGAATCATGAACGAGCTCATTGCCCCGGTGGCCCGCCAGTACAAGCCGGACTGCCTCATGGTCTCCGCCGGTTACGATACCCATGTCTCCGACCCCCTTGGCACCATGGCGGTTACCACCACCGGCTTTGCCTACATGACCAAGGTGATGGTCGACCTGGCCGCGGAACTCTGCGATGGCAGGCTGGTCTTGGTGCTGGAGGGAGGCTACTTTCTGCAAGGCCTTGCCGATGGCGTGCTGGCCAGCCTCCATGAAATGGCCGGAACGGGAGAACTCAGCCCCGCGGCATGCACCGCCCTAACCCAGACAAAAAGGGCCTTACCCGCACTGGATGCGGCCCTGGCTACGGCAAAAAAACACTGGACTTTTTAA
- a CDS encoding SHOCT domain-containing protein: MWNQDCWAGWGHGPGFGGMIMMLVFWALIIAGIVMFVDWIRKRKLPRHGETPLDILKKRYAQGEIDKDEFDRIKKDLES, encoded by the coding sequence ATGTGGAATCAGGATTGTTGGGCCGGCTGGGGACATGGCCCGGGGTTTGGCGGGATGATCATGATGTTGGTGTTTTGGGCGCTGATTATTGCCGGTATCGTTATGTTCGTTGACTGGATTAGAAAGAGGAAATTACCCCGCCATGGGGAGACGCCTCTGGACATTCTGAAAAAGCGTTATGCCCAGGGCGAGATCGACAAGGACGAATTCGACCGGATAAAAAAGGATCTGGAATCATAG
- a CDS encoding aminotransferase class V-fold PLP-dependent enzyme: MPDSSSPIYLDNAATSFPKPPEVAEAMHRLIQEISLSPGRSAHRFSLAASRVIFEARERIAEFFDCPDSSRVAFTSNVTEALNVGIFGLLEPGDHVLTTGMEHNSVMRPLRYLEKTRGIRLEILPTDITGGIDPDDIPNHLHDKTRLLIINHVSNVTGAMADLAAIGVRKGGALLMVDAAQSAGVFPLKMEGMGIDFLAFTGHKGLFGPPGTGGFLLREGIMAPPLKMGGTGSNSELEEQPQQMPDCFESGTPNTLGIGGLAAGLAFIQKTGRETIRRHEAHLTRLLLEGLSQIEGITVHGPAASANRGSAVSLTMAGKSVSDLAFLLDRNYAIMARAGLHCAPAAHRSIGTFPQGTLRLSPGFFNTEAEIQTVLAALKQISTT, from the coding sequence ATGCCCGATTCATCTTCCCCCATCTATCTCGACAACGCCGCCACCTCCTTTCCCAAGCCCCCGGAGGTGGCAGAGGCCATGCACCGGCTGATCCAGGAGATTTCCTTAAGCCCCGGCCGCTCGGCGCACCGCTTTTCCCTGGCCGCCAGCCGGGTGATCTTCGAAGCGCGTGAACGGATTGCCGAATTTTTCGACTGCCCGGACTCAAGCCGGGTGGCATTCACCAGCAATGTGACCGAGGCCCTTAACGTAGGGATTTTCGGGCTGCTCGAACCCGGCGACCACGTGCTGACCACGGGCATGGAACACAACTCGGTGATGCGCCCCCTGCGGTACCTGGAAAAAACCCGGGGCATCCGCCTTGAGATTCTCCCCACCGATATCACCGGCGGTATCGATCCGGACGATATCCCCAACCACCTGCACGACAAAACCCGGCTGCTCATCATCAACCATGTCTCCAATGTGACCGGTGCCATGGCCGATCTTGCCGCCATCGGGGTCCGCAAGGGCGGGGCGCTGCTGATGGTGGACGCGGCGCAGTCCGCCGGGGTTTTCCCCCTCAAGATGGAGGGGATGGGCATCGATTTTCTCGCCTTCACCGGGCACAAGGGGCTATTCGGCCCCCCCGGCACCGGCGGCTTTCTCCTCCGGGAAGGGATTATGGCCCCGCCGCTCAAGATGGGCGGCACGGGCAGCAATTCGGAACTCGAGGAGCAGCCGCAACAGATGCCGGACTGTTTTGAGTCGGGAACGCCCAATACCCTCGGGATCGGCGGGTTGGCCGCGGGTTTGGCCTTTATTCAAAAAACCGGCCGGGAAACGATCCGGCGCCACGAAGCGCATCTCACCCGGCTGCTGCTGGAGGGGTTAAGCCAGATAGAAGGCATCACCGTGCACGGGCCAGCGGCCAGCGCCAACAGAGGCTCGGCCGTTTCCCTGACCATGGCAGGCAAAAGCGTATCCGATCTCGCCTTTCTCCTCGACCGCAATTACGCAATCATGGCCAGGGCCGGGCTCCATTGCGCGCCTGCGGCCCACCGCAGCATCGGGACCTTTCCCCAGGGCACCCTGCGGCTTTCCCCCGGCTTTTTCAACACCGAAGCCGAGATCCAGACCGTGCTCGCCGCTTTAAAGCAAATCAGCACAACCTGA
- the gatC gene encoding Asp-tRNA(Asn)/Glu-tRNA(Gln) amidotransferase subunit GatC: MKITPEEVRYVAKLARLSLSEAEVEKTTLQLDGILSYVEKLGELDTTSVQPTTHALAIHNAFRADETRESLPQQEALANGPLQNGEAFVVPKVI, encoded by the coding sequence ATGAAAATCACCCCGGAAGAAGTACGATATGTCGCCAAACTGGCGCGGCTTTCCCTGTCGGAAGCAGAGGTGGAAAAAACCACCCTGCAGCTGGATGGCATTCTCAGCTATGTGGAAAAACTGGGCGAGCTGGACACCACCTCTGTTCAGCCCACGACCCATGCCCTGGCCATCCATAATGCCTTCCGCGCAGATGAAACCCGAGAATCCTTGCCCCAGCAAGAAGCCTTGGCCAATGGTCCGCTGCAGAACGGCGAGGCTTTCGTGGTGCCCAAGGTTATTTAG
- a CDS encoding rhodanese-like domain-containing protein: protein MKRYLHLSAVLILLLLTAACSDHNPPENQEVPAGSEAPPIFRSLSPPEAKALIESRKDLVLVDVRSPQELNEGSIAGSQLMPFGELAQGRMTLPTGQPLLLICAVGGRSYAVGQYFSGKGYGEIYNLGGGISAWKGAGLPLQSR, encoded by the coding sequence ATGAAACGATATCTCCACCTGAGCGCCGTCCTGATCCTGCTTCTGCTCACCGCCGCCTGCTCCGACCATAACCCGCCGGAAAACCAAGAGGTCCCTGCCGGTTCAGAAGCGCCTCCCATCTTCCGCTCCCTGTCCCCGCCGGAGGCCAAGGCCCTCATCGAAAGCCGCAAGGACTTGGTGCTGGTGGATGTCCGCTCGCCGCAGGAGCTGAACGAGGGGTCCATTGCCGGCTCGCAGCTCATGCCGTTTGGCGAACTGGCCCAAGGCAGAATGACTCTGCCCACCGGGCAGCCCCTTTTGTTGATCTGCGCCGTGGGCGGGCGCAGTTATGCGGTGGGCCAGTATTTTTCCGGGAAGGGGTACGGGGAGATCTATAACCTGGGGGGCGGCATCAGCGCCTGGAAGGGTGCGGGGCTTCCCCTGCAGTCGCGATAA
- a CDS encoding DUF3185 domain-containing protein: MKTNTVLAITLIAIGILALTYQGITYTTEEKVVDLGPIQMTAEKTKTLPLPPIVGAVTLVAGIVLLVRGGKSG; the protein is encoded by the coding sequence AAAACAAACACGGTGCTCGCCATCACGCTCATCGCCATTGGGATTCTGGCCCTTACCTATCAAGGGATCACCTACACGACAGAAGAGAAGGTCGTCGATCTCGGTCCTATCCAGATGACGGCGGAGAAGACGAAAACGCTTCCGCTGCCGCCGATTGTGGGGGCGGTTACGCTGGTGGCCGGTATTGTTTTGTTGGTCAGGGGCGGAAAAAGCGGCTGA